The Chitinophagales bacterium genome contains a region encoding:
- a CDS encoding glycogen-binding domain-containing protein: MKSSSYHPMHVAGRHSAFLLQLLNDRVNGLLPKQWRSSGWLLAVILMCLLLPVAATAQKNESLRIENGMIIVRFDKQLPDELNKMLGFFKLKEDSLWTYRQLGTLSKEGWSIHHADKNVIEIAKPVDKGDAISWGQQPIYIDHPKAVAGSPGYPLPVEYGTNSWKSAPSVFENPKKDETIFRLRGYTQASRVYLSGNFNNWSTNGIAMQRTDSGWVAIQKLKPGKYLYKYIVDGLWIYDANNLRRESDGQGSYNSAYFHYNYVFALDGYSDAKRVVLCGSFNNWNEKELIMQRTATGWRLPLYLNEGTHAYKFIVDKNWILDPKNKVTRPDGNGNFNSFMSLGDTLFFTLNGYTNAKSVILSGNFNAWNTQELQMTKSATGWKIPYVLRPGTYEYKFIVDGQWITDPANPVTSGSGDLMNSVRTVKANYTFQLRKYPDAKKVYISGSFNNWAEPGYPMQKNNGIWSAPVYLPAGKYTYKYIVDGNWIIDPENPLYDENEYGTGNSVLWIEPEETYYDN; the protein is encoded by the coding sequence ATGAAAAGCTCTTCATACCATCCAATGCATGTTGCCGGCAGGCACTCTGCCTTCCTGCTGCAGCTATTGAATGACAGGGTGAATGGATTGTTGCCTAAGCAGTGGCGCAGTTCAGGATGGCTATTAGCTGTAATCTTAATGTGCTTGTTGTTACCGGTCGCTGCCACTGCGCAAAAGAATGAATCGCTGCGGATCGAAAACGGGATGATCATCGTCCGGTTTGACAAACAGTTGCCCGATGAACTCAATAAAATGCTTGGTTTTTTTAAACTGAAAGAAGACAGCCTCTGGACCTACCGGCAACTTGGCACACTCAGTAAAGAAGGGTGGTCTATTCATCATGCAGACAAGAACGTGATTGAGATTGCCAAGCCTGTAGATAAAGGCGATGCCATCAGCTGGGGACAACAGCCCATTTACATCGACCATCCGAAAGCAGTAGCCGGATCACCCGGTTATCCATTGCCTGTGGAGTATGGTACCAACAGCTGGAAATCCGCACCTTCCGTATTTGAGAATCCAAAGAAAGATGAAACCATTTTCCGCCTGCGCGGTTACACACAGGCCTCGCGTGTTTACCTGAGCGGCAACTTTAACAACTGGAGCACCAATGGCATTGCCATGCAACGAACCGACAGCGGTTGGGTGGCCATTCAAAAACTGAAACCGGGCAAGTACCTTTATAAATACATCGTAGACGGATTATGGATTTACGATGCAAACAACCTCCGGCGTGAAAGTGACGGACAAGGTTCCTATAACTCGGCCTATTTTCATTACAACTATGTCTTTGCACTGGATGGATATAGTGACGCTAAGCGTGTAGTACTCTGTGGCAGTTTTAATAACTGGAATGAAAAGGAACTTATAATGCAACGCACGGCAACAGGCTGGCGGCTGCCGCTGTACCTGAATGAAGGCACACATGCTTATAAATTTATAGTGGATAAAAACTGGATCCTCGATCCGAAGAATAAGGTAACGCGGCCCGATGGCAATGGCAACTTCAATTCCTTCATGAGCCTTGGCGATACCTTGTTTTTCACGCTCAACGGATACACGAATGCGAAAAGCGTAATCCTGAGCGGAAACTTTAATGCATGGAACACGCAGGAGTTGCAGATGACGAAGTCTGCCACAGGATGGAAAATTCCCTATGTATTGCGGCCCGGCACTTATGAATATAAGTTTATTGTTGACGGACAATGGATCACCGATCCGGCCAATCCTGTTACTTCCGGCAGCGGTGACTTGATGAATTCTGTGCGCACCGTTAAAGCCAACTATACTTTTCAATTGCGCAAATATCCCGATGCTAAAAAAGTATATATCAGCGGCAGCTTCAACAATTGGGCGGAGCCGGGCTATCCCATGCAAAAGAACAATGGCATCTGGTCAGCGCCGGTTTACCTGCCGGCCGGAAAATATACTTACAAATATATCGTGGATGGTAACTGGATCATCGATCCGGAAAACCCGTTGTATGATGAAAATGAATATGGCACAGGCAACTCCGTATTGTGGATAGAACCGGAGGAAACATACTACGATAATTGA